A single window of Mycolicibacterium aurum DNA harbors:
- a CDS encoding esterase family protein yields MTSLSQRLARAGSRIAVAVLLAAGLVTVGGDPPAQAFSREGLPIEQLDVPSPSMGRNIRVEFQGGGPHSVLLLDGLRAQDDFNGWDINTAAFEWFHESGVSVIMPVGGQSSFYADWYRPAKGRNGTLTYKWETFLTNELPTWLAANRGQDPFGNAVVGLSMSGSAALTMAAYYPRQYKFAASLSGYLAPSQKLWPPLIDIAMQDAGGYDSFDMWGPSGSPAWRRADPMLNINRLVANRTALWVYCGNGIASDLDTGTDLGINVSAGSLETITLSTNKEFRDKYLAAGGRNAVFNFPPNGTHSWGYWGAQLQAMKPDIVRLLTTPPLPPPPPPPPVPGALPAPAPAPAG; encoded by the coding sequence GTGACGTCCCTCTCGCAGCGACTCGCCCGCGCCGGCAGCCGGATCGCCGTTGCGGTGCTCCTGGCCGCCGGTCTCGTGACGGTCGGTGGTGACCCGCCCGCGCAGGCCTTCTCCCGCGAGGGCCTGCCGATCGAGCAGCTCGATGTGCCGTCCCCGTCGATGGGACGCAACATCCGGGTCGAATTCCAGGGTGGCGGGCCGCATTCGGTGCTGCTGCTCGACGGCCTGCGCGCCCAGGACGACTTCAACGGGTGGGACATCAACACCGCGGCGTTCGAGTGGTTCCACGAGTCCGGCGTCTCGGTGATCATGCCCGTCGGCGGCCAGTCGAGTTTCTACGCCGACTGGTACCGGCCCGCCAAGGGGCGCAACGGCACGCTCACCTACAAGTGGGAGACGTTCCTCACCAACGAACTTCCGACCTGGCTGGCTGCCAACCGCGGCCAGGACCCGTTCGGCAATGCCGTTGTCGGCTTGTCGATGTCGGGCAGTGCGGCGCTGACGATGGCGGCGTACTACCCACGCCAGTACAAGTTCGCGGCTTCGCTGTCGGGATACCTGGCACCGTCGCAGAAGCTGTGGCCGCCGCTCATCGACATCGCGATGCAGGACGCCGGCGGGTACGACTCGTTCGACATGTGGGGACCGTCGGGCTCGCCGGCGTGGCGGCGCGCCGACCCGATGCTCAACATCAACCGGCTCGTCGCCAACCGCACTGCGCTGTGGGTGTATTGCGGCAACGGCATCGCGTCCGATCTCGACACCGGCACCGACCTCGGCATCAATGTCAGTGCCGGCTCTCTGGAGACCATCACGCTGAGCACCAACAAAGAGTTCCGCGACAAGTACCTGGCCGCGGGTGGCCGCAACGCCGTCTTCAATTTCCCGCCCAACGGAACCCACAGCTGGGGTTACTGGGGTGCGCAGCTGCAGGCGATGAAGCCCGACATCGTGCGGCTGTTGACGACGCCCCCGCTCCCGCCGCCACCACCACCGCCACCCGTCCCGGGCGCGCTGCCGGCACCAGCGCCGGCGCCGGCCGGCTAG
- a CDS encoding phytanoyl-CoA dioxygenase family protein, protein MVDIDAFVRDGYLKVDHAVRRDVADAARAMLWKQLGLSSDDPASWTQPVLWAADLSGDGPLGEIAASRRLADALDQICGAGAWLPRGSLGNIPVRFPLPSSVDDRGWHVDLNTPCPDGSWAVTGRPHTVLLLTLLSEVTIDDAPTRIRVGSHRDTAATLDERALDAAEAAALVAAASSRRPVRHATGSPGDMYIVHPFTVHAADEHRGVTPRFMAQAPVMLTTPLTPSSPSPLAAAFR, encoded by the coding sequence ATGGTCGACATCGATGCCTTCGTCCGCGACGGATACCTCAAAGTCGACCACGCTGTGCGGAGGGATGTTGCCGACGCGGCGCGCGCGATGCTGTGGAAGCAACTGGGTTTGTCGTCGGACGACCCGGCCTCGTGGACACAGCCGGTGCTGTGGGCTGCCGACCTCAGCGGCGACGGGCCGCTCGGCGAGATCGCGGCCAGTCGGCGGCTTGCTGACGCACTGGATCAGATCTGCGGTGCCGGCGCCTGGCTGCCGCGCGGATCACTGGGCAACATCCCGGTCCGGTTTCCGCTGCCCTCGTCTGTCGACGATCGGGGCTGGCACGTCGATCTCAACACGCCGTGTCCCGACGGCTCCTGGGCGGTGACCGGCCGGCCGCACACTGTGCTGCTGTTGACCCTGCTGTCCGAGGTGACGATCGATGACGCGCCGACCCGGATTAGGGTGGGCTCGCACCGCGACACCGCGGCCACCCTCGACGAGCGCGCGCTCGACGCCGCCGAAGCCGCCGCCCTGGTCGCCGCGGCGAGCTCCCGGCGGCCCGTCCGCCACGCCACCGGCTCCCCTGGCGACATGTACATCGTGCACCCGTTCACCGTGCATGCGGCTGACGAACACCGAGGCGTGACACCGCGATTCATGGCGCAGGCGCCCGTCATGCTCACCACCCCGCTGACTCCGTCCTCTCCATCGCCGCTGGCCGCCGCCTTTCGGTGA